Proteins encoded within one genomic window of Mesorhizobium sp. AR10:
- a CDS encoding multicopper oxidase domain-containing protein encodes MVDVGMWVRDRISRRSILTGSLAAVGGTAIAARSARAQSAPHAGHDMAATAPADAAAQHMNAHGAMVTVGEVDNAANGFDPSLILTDWERGTVSSLPDGRSLRTFEVTAEDKTIEIAPGVFFPAWTYNGRVPGPALRAKEGERIRVVFKNNGSHPHSMHFHGIHSARMDGIPGAGLVDPGGEFVYEFDARPFGCHLYHCHALPLKRHIHKGMYGAFVIDPDPDRHPDQADVARSRLLDTPENAGWQELVMVMNGFDTNFDEENEFYAANTIAHAYAKTPIRIVRGKPVRIYLINVLEFDLINSFHLHGNFFDYFDQGTTLTPTLKTVDLIIQCQAQRGILEFTFAEHEPGLYMFHAHQSEFTELGWMGMFDVVEALA; translated from the coding sequence ATGGTCGATGTCGGGATGTGGGTGCGTGACAGGATAAGCCGACGTTCCATCTTGACCGGAAGTCTGGCCGCCGTGGGCGGCACGGCGATCGCGGCCCGCAGCGCGCGCGCTCAGTCCGCTCCGCATGCCGGTCACGACATGGCGGCGACGGCTCCCGCCGACGCTGCGGCTCAACACATGAATGCGCATGGCGCGATGGTCACCGTCGGCGAGGTCGACAACGCCGCCAACGGTTTTGACCCGAGCCTGATATTGACCGACTGGGAGCGAGGGACAGTCTCGTCGCTGCCCGACGGACGCTCGCTCAGGACATTCGAGGTCACGGCCGAGGACAAGACGATCGAGATCGCGCCCGGCGTGTTCTTCCCGGCATGGACCTATAACGGCCGCGTTCCCGGTCCGGCGCTGCGCGCCAAGGAAGGCGAGCGCATTCGCGTCGTCTTCAAGAACAATGGCTCGCATCCGCACTCGATGCATTTCCACGGCATTCATTCCGCCCGCATGGATGGAATTCCCGGCGCCGGGCTGGTCGATCCGGGTGGCGAGTTCGTCTACGAATTCGACGCCAGGCCGTTTGGCTGCCATCTCTATCATTGCCATGCCTTGCCGCTGAAAAGGCACATCCACAAAGGCATGTACGGCGCCTTCGTCATCGACCCGGACCCGGATCGCCATCCCGACCAGGCGGATGTCGCCCGGTCGCGGCTGCTCGACACGCCCGAGAATGCCGGCTGGCAGGAGCTGGTGATGGTGATGAACGGGTTCGACACCAATTTCGACGAAGAGAACGAATTCTACGCCGCCAACACCATTGCCCACGCCTATGCCAAGACGCCGATCCGCATCGTGCGCGGCAAGCCGGTGCGCATTTATCTCATCAATGTGCTGGAATTCGATCTCATCAACTCGTTTCACCTGCACGGAAACTTCTTCGACTATTTCGATCAGGGCACGACGCTGACGCCGACCTTGAAAACGGTCGATCTGATCATCCAGTGCCAGGCCCAGCGCGGCATCCTGGAATTCACCTTCGCCGAGCACGAACCGGGGCTCTACATGTTCCACGCGCATCAAAGCGAGTTCACCGAACTCGGCTGGATGGGCATGTTCGACGTGGTGGAGGCGCTGGCATGA
- a CDS encoding ZIP family metal transporter yields MSKVVAAGSPARPRSHWLWIGLPLAALAIAVAWILAVNPLQGFSNGAPAVEKLTFERTVIDTSGLHLLVRGGGSEPMTIAQVQVDGAYWQFTQDPPGVIARASTAWINLPFPWVLGETHTVNLVTNTGVTFEHMIEVAVPTPTVTAGQLKLQGLVGIIVGVLPVAIGLMFYPALRGVGQSGMNFLLALTIGLLAFLLIDTIEESFDLVGTAAAVFQGPVMVVLAGLASFLVLMAIGRRSGTPTGLALATYIALGIGLHNLGEGLAIGAAFAAGSASLGTFLVLGFTLHNVTEGIGIAAPILKQRPPLWTFVGLTLLAGGPAVVGMWLGSLAYAPQWSALALAIGAGAILQVIVEVGAYLMRSNQKGLDAWFTPPVMGGLAAGVAFMYATAALVKV; encoded by the coding sequence ATGAGCAAGGTCGTCGCAGCCGGTTCGCCGGCAAGGCCGCGCAGCCATTGGCTGTGGATCGGCCTGCCCCTGGCAGCGCTCGCCATCGCTGTGGCGTGGATCCTCGCCGTCAATCCGCTGCAGGGATTTTCAAATGGCGCGCCCGCTGTCGAGAAGCTGACGTTCGAGCGCACCGTGATCGACACGTCCGGCCTTCACCTGCTTGTGCGAGGCGGCGGCTCCGAGCCGATGACGATCGCCCAGGTCCAGGTCGACGGCGCCTACTGGCAATTCACCCAGGACCCGCCTGGCGTCATCGCGCGCGCCTCCACGGCGTGGATCAACCTGCCCTTCCCCTGGGTTCTGGGCGAAACCCACACGGTCAACCTCGTCACCAATACGGGCGTGACCTTCGAGCATATGATCGAGGTTGCCGTTCCGACGCCGACCGTCACCGCCGGGCAGCTCAAGCTGCAGGGATTGGTCGGCATCATCGTCGGCGTGCTGCCTGTCGCCATCGGCCTCATGTTCTATCCGGCGCTGCGCGGTGTCGGGCAAAGCGGCATGAACTTCCTGCTGGCGCTGACCATCGGACTGCTGGCCTTCCTGCTGATCGACACGATCGAGGAATCCTTCGACCTTGTCGGGACCGCCGCCGCCGTCTTCCAGGGGCCGGTGATGGTGGTGCTGGCGGGTCTGGCCAGCTTCCTTGTGCTGATGGCGATCGGACGGCGAAGCGGCACGCCGACAGGGCTGGCGCTGGCCACTTATATCGCGCTCGGCATCGGCCTTCACAATCTCGGCGAAGGTCTTGCCATCGGCGCCGCCTTCGCGGCCGGCTCGGCTAGCCTCGGAACCTTCCTGGTGCTCGGCTTCACCTTGCACAACGTCACCGAAGGCATCGGCATTGCCGCACCGATCCTGAAGCAGCGACCGCCGCTGTGGACGTTCGTCGGCCTGACCTTGCTCGCCGGCGGGCCTGCCGTGGTGGGCATGTGGCTCGGTAGCCTTGCCTATGCGCCGCAATGGTCGGCTCTTGCGCTGGCCATCGGCGCCGGCGCCATCCTGCAGGTCATCGTCGAAGTCGGCGCCTATCTGATGCGCAGCAACCAGAAAGGCCTCGATGCCTGGTTCACACCACCGGTCATGGGTGGCCTGGCGGCCGGCGTCGCCTTCATGTACGCGACGGCCGCCTTGGTGAAGGTCTGA